The following coding sequences are from one Ramlibacter henchirensis window:
- a CDS encoding tripartite tricarboxylate transporter substrate-binding protein, translating to MQALSRRAFARMALAAPAAGWLLPVLAQSGGGTAKLIVGYPAGGTLDTTARHLAEAWRKQGRQCIVDNRAGAAGRIANSQLKRERADGSVLLCTHASALTIYPHVYPRLQYDAAADFAPVSPVVAATCAFAVSSAVPAAVRTMDDYVAWARRTPSGATYASPAAGSVAHFLGYQLSEAGAMKLQHVGYRGSAPAMQDLVGGQIPAYFGFVADFLPYLQQGRIRILGVAAEKRSKFMAGVPTFAEQGFAKIRGGETYGVFAPPGTPEATIRALYESIVAASKDPALRAAFDQVGLEVHTLEPQDYARQIQREREFWGPVVRASGFRSEE from the coding sequence ATGCAAGCTCTCTCCCGCCGCGCATTCGCGCGGATGGCACTTGCCGCACCGGCCGCCGGCTGGCTCCTGCCGGTGCTGGCGCAATCCGGCGGCGGCACCGCAAAACTCATCGTCGGCTATCCGGCCGGCGGCACGCTGGACACCACCGCGAGGCACTTGGCGGAGGCTTGGCGCAAGCAAGGCCGGCAGTGCATCGTCGACAACCGGGCTGGCGCCGCGGGGCGCATCGCCAACAGCCAGCTGAAGCGCGAGCGCGCCGACGGCAGCGTCCTGCTCTGCACGCACGCTTCCGCGCTCACCATCTACCCGCACGTCTACCCGCGGCTCCAGTACGACGCGGCCGCCGATTTCGCCCCGGTCTCGCCCGTTGTGGCCGCCACGTGCGCCTTTGCCGTCAGCAGCGCCGTGCCCGCCGCGGTACGCACCATGGACGATTACGTCGCGTGGGCGCGTCGCACGCCCTCGGGCGCGACCTACGCATCGCCCGCGGCCGGGTCGGTCGCCCACTTCCTCGGCTACCAGCTGTCCGAGGCCGGCGCGATGAAGCTGCAGCACGTGGGTTATCGCGGCTCCGCGCCAGCCATGCAGGACCTCGTCGGGGGGCAGATTCCCGCCTATTTCGGCTTCGTGGCGGACTTCCTGCCATACCTGCAGCAGGGACGCATCAGGATCCTCGGTGTCGCCGCGGAAAAGCGCTCGAAGTTCATGGCCGGCGTGCCTACTTTCGCCGAGCAAGGCTTCGCAAAGATCCGCGGCGGCGAAACGTACGGCGTCTTCGCGCCCCCCGGCACGCCCGAGGCCACCATCCGCGCCCTGTACGAATCCATCGTGGCCGCGAGCAAGGACCCCGCCTTGCGCGCTGCCTTCGATCAGGTCGGGCTGGAGGTGCACACTCTGGAGCCGCAGGACTATGCCCGGCAGATCCAGCGCGAGCGCGAGTTCTGGGGGCCCGTGGTTCGCGCGTCGGGCTTCCGTTCGGAGGAGTGA
- a CDS encoding DUF4863 family protein: MALEPTIPDREALIERSITFLDEVKDMTAGSETERWLNRHYGPDSELYQTLARLVKNGVRDGWAANVELDGPVYRRSRIAEPSERTRHFSITAVYMDSTGNRQGHAGNAYRGQYHAHPYGEFNMVVPLDPGAALNGPNGWCGAGWTAPAPGSHHYPEAKGGAVIALFFLPAGRIAYHPAPPEEGAADAQP; encoded by the coding sequence ATGGCCCTGGAACCGACGATCCCCGATCGCGAGGCGCTCATCGAGCGCAGCATCACCTTCCTCGACGAAGTGAAGGACATGACCGCTGGAAGCGAGACCGAGCGCTGGTTGAACCGGCATTACGGGCCGGACAGCGAGCTCTACCAGACCCTTGCACGGCTGGTGAAGAACGGCGTGCGCGACGGCTGGGCCGCCAACGTCGAACTGGACGGCCCCGTGTACCGGCGCAGCCGCATCGCGGAGCCCTCCGAGCGGACGCGGCACTTCAGCATCACCGCCGTCTACATGGACAGCACCGGCAATCGCCAGGGGCATGCCGGCAACGCCTACCGCGGCCAGTACCACGCCCATCCTTACGGCGAGTTCAACATGGTGGTGCCGCTCGATCCGGGCGCCGCGCTGAACGGGCCCAACGGCTGGTGCGGGGCGGGCTGGACCGCCCCGGCGCCCGGCAGCCACCACTACCCGGAGGCCAAGGGCGGGGCGGTCATCGCACTGTTCTTCCTTCCCGCGGGGCGGATCGCCTACCACCCTGCGCCGCCGGAGGAAGGAGCAGCCGATGCCCAGCCGTGA
- a CDS encoding nitroreductase has product MPSREWSQEEIGECVNAVLRSRRSVRAYRADPVRRSDVLDILQVAARAPSNSNTQPWRVYVVTGPPMQALGEALVAAFREDKLPPSRHFPDPLPEDFGRHHADFAQRYYGCLGIDRSDGAARARQTLRNFGFFGAPVGLIFTIDSRLTRHSWLDLGLFVQNVMIAAKARGLDTCPQVSFARFHPVIASQLRIPEGEVTACGMSMGYGDMAAAVNRMQMPRRPVQDFARLVGFDG; this is encoded by the coding sequence ATGCCCAGCCGTGAGTGGTCGCAGGAGGAGATCGGCGAGTGCGTGAACGCGGTGCTGCGCTCGCGCCGATCGGTTCGCGCGTACCGCGCGGATCCGGTCCGCCGGAGCGACGTGCTGGACATCCTGCAGGTGGCCGCCCGCGCTCCGAGCAACTCGAACACCCAGCCCTGGCGGGTCTACGTGGTGACCGGCCCGCCCATGCAGGCGCTGGGCGAAGCGCTGGTCGCCGCCTTCCGCGAGGACAAGCTGCCCCCCTCGCGGCACTTCCCGGATCCGCTGCCGGAGGACTTCGGCCGTCACCATGCCGATTTCGCACAGCGCTACTACGGCTGCCTGGGCATCGACCGTAGCGACGGTGCGGCGCGCGCGCGGCAGACATTGCGCAATTTCGGCTTCTTCGGCGCACCGGTGGGCCTGATCTTCACCATCGACTCCCGCTTGACGCGCCACAGCTGGCTGGACCTCGGCCTGTTCGTGCAGAACGTGATGATCGCCGCCAAGGCGCGCGGCCTCGACACCTGTCCGCAGGTGTCGTTCGCGCGCTTCCATCCGGTGATCGCATCGCAGCTGCGCATTCCCGAGGGGGAGGTCACGGCTTGCGGCATGTCGATGGGCTACGGCGACATGGCCGCCGCAGTGAACCGGATGCAAATGCCACGGCGGCCGGTGCAGGACTTTGCGCGGCTGGTCGGGTTTGATGGGTAG
- a CDS encoding DUF1643 domain-containing protein: MSDTMGARMQGKPVPHFEQVDLERVRAVFVRGRTHRALLKIPFRHRPPASTLCLVGQNPSDAGEEHADKTVRYLERYVHERLPQYGAMLMLNLYTRVDKRKEFGDVEHPQADRILRCAIRRHQDFLFVFGQLKNEGKYRFPERLRQLQPLFIGKNLLQFDLATDFPPHPGNAKILYSKLDVGLKPFLFVA, encoded by the coding sequence GTGTCCGATACCATGGGCGCTCGGATGCAAGGCAAGCCTGTTCCGCACTTCGAGCAAGTCGACCTGGAGCGCGTGCGAGCGGTCTTCGTGCGCGGCCGCACGCATCGCGCGCTCTTGAAGATCCCCTTCCGCCATCGGCCACCAGCCAGCACGCTGTGTCTCGTGGGGCAGAACCCCAGCGATGCTGGCGAGGAGCATGCAGACAAGACGGTCCGATATCTCGAGCGCTACGTTCACGAGCGTCTTCCGCAGTACGGCGCCATGCTGATGCTGAACCTCTATACGCGGGTGGACAAGCGCAAGGAGTTCGGCGATGTGGAGCACCCGCAGGCGGACCGCATCCTGCGCTGCGCGATCCGCAGGCACCAGGATTTCCTTTTCGTTTTCGGCCAACTGAAGAACGAAGGAAAGTACAGGTTTCCCGAGCGGCTGCGGCAGCTACAGCCGCTCTTCATTGGCAAGAACCTCTTGCAGTTCGACCTCGCAACCGACTTCCCGCCGCATCCCGGCAACGCGAAGATCCTTTACAGCAAGTTGGATGTGGGACTGAAACCGTTCTTGTTCGTAGCCTGA
- a CDS encoding vanadium-dependent haloperoxidase, whose translation MRLPLSLRPLVVGIAVLSAPALAAASNLMEWNEVAFKAAGTARQSPPMSTRTMAMVHAAMFDAVNAIQPRYEPFKFTAGAPSTASVDAASAAAAHAVLSKQFPEQKAALDEALAASLAKTDEGTDRGSGIAVGAAAAASLLAWCAEDRVGLPTEYRFVTAPGVYVGTTLPAGHDFAVSRPWLMTKADQFRPGPPPALSSDVWARDVNETRQIGAKASKLRSPEQTEVATFWIVTGAPSYNAIIRQAVSNKNLDPVDAARVMALAYMAATDSLVAVFDAKYTYNFWRPITAVRNGDQHGNSAVQRDAGWLPLVDAPLHPEYPCAHCISSAAVAKVLQTELGDESSISMTSPFLPGVTRRWSRFSDYSQEVSNARIWSGVHYRNSAEVGARMGGEIGSYATANFLKHLK comes from the coding sequence ATGCGCCTTCCGCTCTCCCTCCGCCCGCTGGTCGTGGGCATCGCCGTCTTGTCTGCGCCCGCCCTCGCGGCCGCGAGCAATCTGATGGAATGGAATGAGGTCGCCTTCAAGGCGGCCGGTACGGCCCGGCAGTCGCCTCCCATGAGCACGCGCACCATGGCCATGGTCCATGCTGCGATGTTCGACGCGGTCAACGCGATCCAACCTCGCTACGAGCCGTTCAAGTTCACGGCCGGCGCGCCATCGACTGCATCAGTGGACGCCGCGAGTGCCGCAGCGGCGCACGCGGTCCTTTCCAAGCAGTTCCCGGAGCAGAAGGCCGCGCTCGACGAAGCTTTGGCCGCATCCCTGGCCAAGACGGACGAAGGGACAGATCGTGGCAGCGGCATCGCGGTCGGCGCGGCGGCCGCGGCCTCGCTCCTGGCGTGGTGCGCCGAGGACCGCGTGGGACTCCCCACGGAGTACCGATTCGTCACGGCACCAGGCGTCTACGTTGGCACTACGCTGCCGGCGGGACACGACTTCGCAGTGTCGCGCCCTTGGCTGATGACGAAAGCAGACCAGTTCCGGCCTGGCCCCCCGCCGGCGCTGAGCAGCGATGTGTGGGCGCGCGACGTCAATGAGACCCGGCAGATCGGGGCCAAGGCGAGCAAGCTGCGCAGCCCGGAGCAGACTGAGGTCGCCACCTTCTGGATCGTGACAGGCGCGCCCTCATACAACGCGATCATCCGGCAGGCCGTATCCAACAAGAACCTCGACCCTGTCGACGCCGCGCGGGTGATGGCGCTGGCGTACATGGCAGCCACCGATTCACTGGTGGCCGTATTCGACGCCAAGTACACCTATAACTTCTGGCGGCCCATCACCGCCGTGCGCAACGGCGACCAGCATGGAAACTCCGCGGTGCAGCGCGACGCCGGGTGGCTGCCGCTGGTTGATGCGCCGCTGCACCCGGAATACCCGTGCGCGCATTGCATTAGCTCCGCGGCGGTAGCGAAGGTTCTCCAGACCGAACTGGGTGACGAAAGCTCAATAAGCATGACCAGCCCATTCCTGCCTGGGGTGACGCGCCGTTGGTCGAGGTTCTCTGACTACTCCCAGGAGGTATCGAATGCGCGCATCTGGAGTGGAGTGCACTACCGCAATTCGGCCGAAGTTGGCGCGCGCATGGGCGGCGAGATTGGCAGCTATGCGACCGCGAACTTCCTAAAGCACTTGAAGTAG
- a CDS encoding Bug family tripartite tricarboxylate transporter substrate binding protein: protein MKLRRTFLLSLLASAWAGPLFASPESYPAKPIRIIVPFPPGGGTDTVARTVAAKLNERWNVPVTVDNRPGGNTVIGAELAARAAPDGYTLFLPIDSTLAMNQSLYAKLPYDPINGFAPVSLAITMPMVLAVHPSVEARNVKELIGLAKARGGKLAYAHGALPAQVAGEAFKSAAKVDMVAVPYKGSGPAMTDVVGGQVPVIFDALGPAMAFVRSGKVRALAVTSARRSPSLPDVPTLAESGLAGMDLVTWIGLVAPAGTDRAIVAKLNAEITRILKLPEVTEKLGAMGMDVVASSPEQFSRTIKDDAVKLGAVIKAAGIKLD, encoded by the coding sequence ATGAAGTTGCGCCGCACGTTCCTGCTTTCCCTCCTCGCCTCCGCGTGGGCAGGCCCGTTGTTCGCTTCGCCCGAAAGCTACCCGGCCAAACCGATCCGCATCATCGTGCCGTTCCCGCCGGGCGGTGGCACGGACACGGTGGCACGCACTGTCGCAGCCAAGCTGAACGAACGCTGGAACGTGCCGGTCACGGTGGACAACCGCCCCGGCGGCAACACGGTCATCGGCGCGGAGCTGGCCGCGCGAGCAGCGCCGGACGGCTACACGCTGTTCCTGCCGATCGACTCCACGCTCGCAATGAACCAGAGTCTCTACGCGAAGCTGCCATACGACCCGATCAACGGCTTCGCGCCGGTGTCGCTGGCGATCACCATGCCGATGGTGCTGGCAGTGCATCCCTCCGTGGAAGCGCGCAACGTGAAGGAGCTGATCGGCCTGGCGAAGGCGCGCGGCGGCAAGTTGGCTTACGCCCACGGCGCGCTGCCCGCCCAGGTGGCAGGCGAAGCTTTCAAGTCAGCGGCCAAGGTCGATATGGTCGCCGTCCCCTACAAGGGCAGCGGCCCGGCCATGACCGACGTGGTGGGAGGCCAGGTGCCGGTGATCTTCGATGCGCTCGGCCCGGCCATGGCGTTCGTGAGATCCGGGAAGGTGCGGGCGCTGGCGGTCACCAGCGCCAGGCGCTCGCCGTCGCTTCCGGACGTACCCACCTTGGCGGAATCCGGTCTGGCGGGCATGGACCTGGTCACCTGGATCGGCCTTGTGGCGCCTGCGGGCACTGACCGCGCCATCGTGGCCAAGCTCAACGCCGAGATCACGCGCATTCTCAAGCTGCCCGAGGTCACGGAGAAGCTGGGCGCGATGGGGATGGACGTGGTCGCGAGCAGCCCGGAGCAGTTCTCGCGGACGATCAAGGACGACGCGGTGAAGCTGGGCGCCGTCATCAAAGCCGCAGGCATCAAGCTCGATTGA
- a CDS encoding EthD family reductase, translating to MIKFNVMYPFKPGMRFDHDYYRDKHMPMLARRLGAACRYYTIDKGLAAGAPGAPMPFAAACSVYSDSLETLQAAMNPHAQEILADIPNYTDAQPVIWVSDVVVERSQ from the coding sequence ATGATCAAGTTCAACGTGATGTACCCATTCAAGCCCGGCATGCGCTTCGATCACGACTACTACCGGGACAAGCATATGCCGATGCTGGCGCGACGGTTGGGAGCGGCCTGCCGCTACTACACCATCGACAAGGGCTTGGCCGCAGGAGCGCCGGGAGCGCCCATGCCGTTCGCGGCCGCATGCAGCGTCTACTCCGATTCGCTCGAGACGTTGCAGGCTGCCATGAACCCGCACGCACAGGAGATCCTGGCCGACATCCCGAACTACACCGACGCACAACCGGTCATCTGGGTCAGCGATGTAGTGGTGGAGCGAAGCCAGTGA
- a CDS encoding aldo/keto reductase, whose translation MQYRPLGRSGLLVSPLCFGGNVLGWTADEKTSFSLLDAWLDAGFNFIDTADVYSRWAPGHAGGESETVIGRWLKQGGRRDKVVIATKVGLDMGQGATLKPDYIRRAVEDSLRRLQVERIDLYQSHRDDPDTPLEATLETYAGLIAAGKVKAIGASNFSATRLAQALDTSKRLGFPRYESLQPLYNLYDRAEFEGELRDVCLRSDVGVINFYALAAGFLTGKYRVPDDASKSVRGKNTVAKYVNQRGLRILAAVDQVADRLGATPARVAIAWNMAQPGITSPIASATSLAQLSELAAATRLKLDAENMALLDQASRS comes from the coding sequence ATGCAGTACCGCCCCCTCGGCCGTTCGGGCCTCCTGGTTTCGCCCCTCTGCTTCGGCGGCAACGTGTTGGGCTGGACGGCCGACGAGAAGACCTCGTTCTCCCTGCTCGATGCTTGGCTCGACGCGGGCTTCAACTTCATCGACACGGCCGACGTGTATTCGCGGTGGGCCCCCGGCCATGCCGGGGGCGAATCGGAGACGGTGATCGGCCGCTGGTTGAAGCAAGGCGGCCGGCGGGACAAAGTCGTGATCGCCACCAAGGTCGGATTGGACATGGGGCAGGGCGCCACCCTCAAGCCCGACTACATCCGCAGGGCCGTGGAGGATTCGCTGCGGCGACTGCAAGTGGAACGGATCGACCTGTACCAGTCGCACCGCGACGATCCGGACACGCCGCTGGAGGCCACGCTGGAAACTTACGCCGGTTTGATCGCTGCGGGGAAGGTGAAGGCCATCGGCGCGTCCAATTTCAGCGCCACGCGGCTGGCGCAGGCGCTCGACACAAGCAAACGCCTGGGCTTTCCGCGCTACGAGAGCTTGCAGCCGCTCTACAACCTTTACGACCGGGCCGAGTTCGAAGGTGAGCTGCGCGACGTGTGCCTGCGCAGCGACGTGGGCGTCATCAACTTCTATGCGCTGGCGGCGGGATTCCTCACCGGCAAGTACCGCGTGCCCGATGACGCGTCGAAGAGCGTTCGGGGGAAGAACACGGTGGCCAAGTACGTGAACCAGCGCGGCCTCAGGATCCTGGCGGCAGTGGACCAGGTCGCGGATCGGCTCGGCGCCACGCCCGCGCGGGTCGCGATTGCCTGGAACATGGCGCAGCCTGGCATCACCTCACCCATCGCGAGTGCAACGTCGCTTGCCCAGTTGTCCGAACTCGCGGCCGCCACGCGACTGAAGCTGGACGCGGAAAACATGGCGCTGCTGGATCAGGCCTCCCGCTCATGA
- a CDS encoding sensor histidine kinase, with protein MTISGFIKEQLGPIVDEWVEFARTRVPLQHDFTREELADHARVLLLAIAADIEQAQGAQEKHDKAQGNDPENAPEVTRMARDHAAQRFVQGFSFDHLVSEFRALRASVIRRWTKQIDQARPDHLDDLTRFGEAMDQALSESASLYTRKVDDSRNLLLGVLGHDLRTPLGVVHMSASYLLRSDTLDGAQTKAAARILTSADRMSAMVKDILDFTQTAFGVTLPLSPAPADMGELAKTIVVETKTLVPECQVELFTQGELAGRWDGARIGQMLSNLLANAVQHGEKTEPVSVRVTGDGNHVSVEVRNKGAPIPQHAQKTLFLPLRQAPTAEGERRAGSSGLGLGLYITREIAVAHGGSIEVASNADRTTFTARLPRTPPPWKDRRSGASRGGKQS; from the coding sequence ATGACCATTTCTGGCTTCATCAAGGAGCAGCTGGGACCGATCGTGGACGAGTGGGTGGAGTTCGCACGCACCAGGGTGCCTCTGCAGCACGACTTCACGCGCGAGGAGCTCGCGGACCACGCGAGGGTTCTCCTGCTCGCCATTGCGGCTGACATCGAGCAGGCGCAAGGGGCCCAGGAAAAGCACGACAAAGCACAGGGGAACGACCCCGAAAACGCGCCTGAGGTCACGCGCATGGCACGCGACCACGCGGCGCAGCGCTTCGTACAGGGCTTCTCCTTCGATCACCTGGTCTCGGAGTTCCGCGCGCTGCGCGCGTCGGTCATTCGCAGATGGACGAAGCAGATCGATCAGGCGCGCCCGGACCACCTCGACGACCTGACGCGGTTCGGGGAGGCGATGGACCAGGCTCTGTCCGAGTCGGCCTCCCTGTACACCAGGAAAGTCGACGATTCGCGCAACCTCCTGCTGGGCGTCCTCGGGCACGACCTGCGGACACCGCTGGGCGTCGTTCACATGAGCGCCAGCTACCTGCTGCGCAGTGACACCCTGGACGGGGCGCAAACCAAGGCCGCAGCGCGCATCCTCACCTCCGCCGATCGGATGTCGGCCATGGTCAAGGACATCCTGGATTTCACCCAGACGGCGTTCGGCGTCACCCTGCCGCTGTCGCCGGCACCCGCCGACATGGGAGAGCTCGCGAAGACGATCGTCGTCGAGACGAAGACGCTTGTCCCGGAGTGCCAGGTCGAGCTGTTCACGCAAGGAGAGCTTGCGGGCCGCTGGGATGGTGCACGAATCGGCCAGATGCTGTCCAACCTGCTCGCGAACGCCGTGCAGCACGGAGAGAAGACCGAGCCTGTCAGCGTGCGGGTGACCGGCGACGGCAACCACGTGAGCGTGGAGGTCCGCAACAAGGGAGCGCCAATCCCCCAGCACGCGCAGAAGACCTTGTTCCTCCCGCTGCGTCAAGCGCCCACCGCTGAAGGGGAGAGGCGGGCCGGATCTTCGGGCCTTGGGCTCGGGCTCTACATCACACGCGAGATCGCGGTGGCGCACGGCGGAAGCATCGAAGTCGCTTCCAACGCAGACCGGACCACCTTCACTGCCCGGCTTCCCCGTACACCGCCGCCCTGGAAGGACAGAAGGTCTGGTGCGAGCCGCGGCGGGAAACAATCGTGA
- a CDS encoding N-acyl homoserine lactonase family protein produces the protein MLPEYEVFALRYAKHDRFRRDNFMAGGDLHDAPMPLDYFVWLIRGGGGAWLVDAGFSAQMARQRERHFLRCPIRSLAALQVAPEQVRDVIITHLHYDHAGNLDLLPNARIHLQERELQYATGCHMCKQVFRFAFAVEDVVQVVRAVYADRVAFCHGETTIAPGIETHLIGGHTDGLQVVRVHTRRGWVVLASDASHYYENMERQAPYPIVFHVGDMVAGWDRIARLADSPRHIVPGHDPDVLRRYPPLVGVPRELQGEIVCLHEEPSR, from the coding sequence ATGCTCCCCGAATACGAAGTCTTCGCCCTGCGGTACGCGAAGCACGACCGCTTCCGCCGCGACAACTTCATGGCGGGCGGCGACCTGCATGACGCGCCCATGCCGCTGGACTACTTCGTCTGGCTGATCCGGGGCGGCGGCGGCGCCTGGCTGGTCGATGCCGGCTTCAGCGCGCAGATGGCGCGCCAGCGTGAGCGGCATTTCCTGCGCTGCCCCATCCGCTCGCTGGCCGCGCTGCAGGTGGCGCCGGAGCAGGTGCGGGACGTGATCATCACGCACCTGCACTACGACCACGCCGGCAACCTGGACCTGCTGCCGAACGCGCGCATCCACCTCCAGGAGCGCGAGCTCCAGTACGCGACGGGCTGCCACATGTGCAAGCAGGTGTTCCGCTTCGCCTTCGCCGTCGAGGACGTGGTGCAGGTGGTGCGCGCCGTCTACGCCGACCGGGTCGCGTTCTGCCACGGCGAGACCACGATCGCGCCCGGCATCGAGACGCACCTGATCGGCGGTCACACCGATGGTTTGCAGGTGGTGCGCGTCCATACACGGCGTGGCTGGGTGGTGCTCGCTTCGGACGCCAGCCACTACTACGAGAACATGGAGCGGCAGGCGCCCTACCCCATCGTCTTCCACGTCGGCGACATGGTGGCCGGCTGGGATCGCATCGCGCGGCTGGCCGATTCGCCGCGGCACATCGTGCCGGGGCACGACCCCGACGTCCTGCGCCGTTATCCGCCGCTGGTGGGGGTTCCGCGCGAATTGCAGGGCGAGATCGTCTGCCTGCACGAGGAGCCTTCGCGATAG
- a CDS encoding LacI family DNA-binding transcriptional regulator — MTELARSRIPDIARAAGVSTATVDRVLHGRPNVRPQTAQRVLRAAAALDYLPAEGAVTARAPLKLTFLFPTGTNRYLHILGETVASSAEHLAPAPVKCKSLQVEGFDPQVLAEQLLRHGRRSDGIAFMALDHPLVREAVQQLAEEGVPVVTVVSDLSNSRRCAYVGLDNRAAGRTAALLLGRFLAGKRNAQVALIAGSRSYRAHEEREAGFLSLIEEMFPQLHVVGLREGHDDAAMNQRQMRALLEQYPQLAGVYNIGGASDGVGRALQEAGRSDKVVFIGHGLTPDTRAMLIDGTMDAVITQSPQTVIGNALKVFCNAAAGRDALAGVEALRLNLVLRENLP, encoded by the coding sequence GCCCCAACGTGCGGCCGCAGACCGCGCAACGCGTGCTGCGCGCCGCCGCCGCGCTGGACTACCTGCCGGCCGAAGGCGCGGTGACGGCACGCGCCCCCTTGAAGCTCACGTTCCTGTTCCCCACCGGCACCAACCGCTACCTGCACATCCTGGGCGAAACCGTGGCCTCCAGCGCGGAACATCTCGCGCCCGCGCCGGTGAAATGCAAGTCGCTGCAGGTCGAAGGGTTCGATCCGCAGGTGCTGGCGGAGCAGCTGCTGCGGCACGGGCGCCGGAGCGACGGCATCGCCTTCATGGCGCTGGACCACCCGCTGGTCCGCGAGGCGGTGCAGCAGCTCGCGGAGGAAGGCGTGCCGGTGGTCACGGTGGTCTCCGACCTGTCGAACTCCCGCCGCTGTGCCTACGTGGGGCTGGACAACCGGGCCGCGGGCCGCACGGCGGCGCTGCTGCTCGGGCGCTTCCTGGCGGGCAAGCGCAATGCGCAGGTGGCGCTGATCGCCGGCAGCCGCAGCTACCGCGCGCACGAGGAGCGCGAGGCGGGGTTCCTGAGCCTGATCGAGGAGATGTTCCCGCAGCTGCACGTGGTGGGCCTGCGCGAAGGACACGACGACGCGGCCATGAACCAGCGCCAGATGCGCGCGTTGCTGGAGCAGTATCCGCAGCTCGCGGGCGTCTACAACATCGGCGGCGCGTCGGACGGCGTGGGCCGCGCGCTGCAGGAGGCGGGCCGCAGCGACAAGGTGGTCTTCATCGGCCACGGCCTCACCCCCGACACCCGCGCCATGCTGATCGACGGCACCATGGACGCGGTGATCACCCAAAGCCCGCAAACGGTGATCGGCAACGCGCTCAAGGTGTTCTGCAACGCCGCCGCCGGCCGCGATGCCCTGGCGGGCGTGGAGGCTCTGCGCCTGAACCTCGTGCTGCGCGAGAACCTGCCCTGA